In Sporichthya polymorpha DSM 43042, a genomic segment contains:
- a CDS encoding acyl-CoA carboxylase subunit epsilon, producing the protein MTDLQAGIRITRGEPTAEEVAALVAVLCARPAGPAPLTGYEAWRAQRLAALRMRRAR; encoded by the coding sequence ATGACGGACCTTCAGGCCGGGATACGGATCACGCGCGGCGAGCCGACGGCCGAGGAGGTCGCGGCGCTCGTCGCGGTGCTCTGTGCCCGCCCGGCCGGCCCCGCCCCGCTGACCGGCTACGAGGCCTGGCGTGCGCAACGGCTGGCGGCGTTGCGGATGCGGCGCGCCCGCTGA